Sequence from the [Bacteroides] pectinophilus genome:
CAAAAAATAGTACCCTTGCCCTATATAGTCTAATATTAGAATATTTTGTCGACGTTTTCAAGCAATATATATTTTTTTTAACAACAAAATAAACAATTAAATAAATGTATGTAAACGGATTTTTAGGTAATAATACCATAGTAAATAAAATAAACACATGCATGTATGGCAGAAAGGAATCGGACATGGTATTACAGGAAAAGGAACGTACGGTTATTCAGGATCTTCAGACACAGGAGCAGTGCTGCATTGAGAAGTACGGCAAGTATGCGCAGCAGGCAAAGGACCCGGAGCTGAAGGCACTGTTTCTGGAGCTTCAGGGCAAGGAACAGGAGCATTATGATTCACTTACACAGGTGCTTAACGGCAACGTGCCTGAGTGTGACTGCAATGATACAGCCGGAAGGGATTATCTTCCAAAGGCAGCATATACAGAAGATGATAATTCTGAGGATAAGAAAAATGATGCATTTCTTGCAACTGACTGCATAGCAACGGAAAAGCTTGTGTCAGGCGAATATAATACGGATGTGTTTGCATTCGGACAAAGCGGCGTTCGTAAGCTTCTTGCAGACATACAGATTGAGGAGCAGAATCACGCAGAGATGCTTTACAAATATAAGACAGTCAATAAGATGTCATAATATAGTAATCAGAGAGAAATCAGGCATCAATAAACAGATTCTGCTTATTGATGCCTGATTTTTTGGACGAATTTATATTTTATATGGGGGTTACAGAAACAGAAAGCGGCAGGGGCAATACATTGCAGAAGCAGGCGAAAAAGCAATATAAAAAGTATGCGTAATTTGTTGATATTTCTATTGATTTGTGTACACGTTTTTGATATTAATTAATAAGTACGGTTTTGATAAAAAAATGTGTTTAGCGGGAGGCGGCAATGGCAGATAAATCGCAGAATATTATAGAGCTTAAGCATATAAGCAAGATATATGATGATAATGGATTTAAGGCGGTGGATGATTTTAATCTTGAGGTGAAGAGAGGAGAGTTCGTGACATTTCTCGGGCCGTCAGGATGCGGTAAGACGACAACGCTCAGAATGATAGCAGGCTTTGAACTTCCATCAGACGGTGAGATTCTTCTGAATGGCGAGGATATATCGAAGCTTCCTGCCAACAAAAGACCTATTAATACGGTTTTCCAGAGATATGCGTTGTTTCCTCATATGAATATATATGACAATATCGCATTCGGACTTAAGCTTAAGAAGCTGCCTAAGGACGAGATACGAAAGAAGGTAAGACATGTCCTTGATATGGTTGACCTTGAAGGCTTTGAGAACCGAAAGATATCAACACTTTCCGGCGGACAGCAGCAGCGGATTGCGATTGCAAGGGCGCTTGTCAATGAGCCGGAGATTCTTATGCTTGATGAGCCTCTTGGAGCGCTTGACCTTAAGATGCGTCAGGAGATGCAGCTTGAGCTTAAGAATATGCATGACCAGCTCGGAATTACATTTATATATGTAACACATGACCAGGAAGAGGCACTTACGATGTCTGATAAGATTGTTGTAATGTCTGAGGGAATAATACAGCAGGTAGGTACACCGGAGGATATATATAATGAGCCGCAGAATGCATTTGTTGCGGACTTTATCGGCGAGAGTAACATTTTCAAGGGAATCATGACAAGTGATATGAAGGTAAGATTCTGTGGCGGAGAGTTCAAGGGCATGGATGATGTGCCTGAGGGAACGCTCGTTGATGTTGTTGTAAGACCTGAGGATGTTATAATCACGAAGCCTGAGGACGGAACTGTTGCCGGAGAGATTACTTCTGTGATATTCAAGGGTATGCACTATGAGGTTACCGTTGAGTCAGGAAAATATGAGATAGTTATAAGAACTACGAAGTGCTACTCGGCAGGTGAAAAGATAGGCATGTGCCTTGAGCCTGACGGAATACATGTAATGATAGCCGAGGATCACACAACAAGCTTTGAAACCATTATAAACAGCGATTATACGCTGAACTTTAATGATAAGCTTATAAGCTGTGATATAACAAAGATAATTCCTAAGACCTCGATGAAGGAGGGCATCCTTACTGACGAGAACGGCGAGACCGTGGATGTGTCGAATCTAAGGGTAATAGTGTCAATACAGCCGTATGATATTGAGATGAGTGATGATGCCGATGCGGGACTTGTATCCGGCAGGATTATCGACCTTATTTACAAGGGCGACCACTACAGCTATGTTGTAAGGACTGAGTACGGACATGACCTTATTGTTGATGACGAATATCTCTGGAATATGGGCGACCAGGTAGGACTTATAATGCCTGAGGATAAGATGAAGTTCCAGCTTAAGAAGTAGATAAATGTCTGTTGAATGGAGATGAAGAGATGAAAAATGTATTATCCAGAAGGAGTCTTGGAATTCCTTATGGCATATTCCTGCTGATATTTGTTGCGGCACCGCTTCTGGTGCTTGTGTATTATGCATTTACGGACGGCACGGGGCAGTTTACAATGGCTAATCTGCTTAACTTTTTTACTGACCCCAATACGCTTGGAACGCTGTGCTACAGCTTTGTGCTTGCGATAGTAACGACACTTGTGTGCCTGCTTATAGCTTATCCGGCTGCCTACATACTTACACAGAGCCACTTCAGGAGAACCGGTGTAATAATTATGTTATTTGTGCTTCCGATGTGGATTAACTTTACATTGAGAATAACCGCACTCAAAGAGATACTTTCGCTGGTTGAAGGCAATCTCGCATTCTATCCGTTCCTTAATACGGTAATAGGAATGACATATGATTTTCTGCCGTTTATGATACTGCCGCTGTATACAACACTGTCCAGGCTTGACAGAAATGTCATAGAGGCGGCATCAGACCTTGGTGCGGACAACTTCCAGACATTTACAAGGGTAATACTTCCGTTGTCGGTGCCGGGAATAGTCAGCGGTGTTTCGATGGTATTTCTTCCGGCAATGACGAATTATGTTGTGCTTGATATGCTCTACAACAGCACTTACATCATGGGCAGCCTTATCGGAAGCTACTTCGC
This genomic interval carries:
- a CDS encoding ferritin-like domain-containing protein, producing MVLQEKERTVIQDLQTQEQCCIEKYGKYAQQAKDPELKALFLELQGKEQEHYDSLTQVLNGNVPECDCNDTAGRDYLPKAAYTEDDNSEDKKNDAFLATDCIATEKLVSGEYNTDVFAFGQSGVRKLLADIQIEEQNHAEMLYKYKTVNKMS
- the potA gene encoding polyamine ABC transporter ATP-binding protein, coding for MADKSQNIIELKHISKIYDDNGFKAVDDFNLEVKRGEFVTFLGPSGCGKTTTLRMIAGFELPSDGEILLNGEDISKLPANKRPINTVFQRYALFPHMNIYDNIAFGLKLKKLPKDEIRKKVRHVLDMVDLEGFENRKISTLSGGQQQRIAIARALVNEPEILMLDEPLGALDLKMRQEMQLELKNMHDQLGITFIYVTHDQEEALTMSDKIVVMSEGIIQQVGTPEDIYNEPQNAFVADFIGESNIFKGIMTSDMKVRFCGGEFKGMDDVPEGTLVDVVVRPEDVIITKPEDGTVAGEITSVIFKGMHYEVTVESGKYEIVIRTTKCYSAGEKIGMCLEPDGIHVMIAEDHTTSFETIINSDYTLNFNDKLISCDITKIIPKTSMKEGILTDENGETVDVSNLRVIVSIQPYDIEMSDDADAGLVSGRIIDLIYKGDHYSYVVRTEYGHDLIVDDEYLWNMGDQVGLIMPEDKMKFQLKK
- a CDS encoding ABC transporter permease is translated as MKNVLSRRSLGIPYGIFLLIFVAAPLLVLVYYAFTDGTGQFTMANLLNFFTDPNTLGTLCYSFVLAIVTTLVCLLIAYPAAYILTQSHFRRTGVIIMLFVLPMWINFTLRITALKEILSLVEGNLAFYPFLNTVIGMTYDFLPFMILPLYTTLSRLDRNVIEAASDLGADNFQTFTRVILPLSVPGIVSGVSMVFLPAMTNYVVLDMLYNSTYIMGSLIGSYFAAYDWHNGSMIALILLIIICVVTIISGDRDTEGKDRGGAIL